Proteins from one Amycolatopsis benzoatilytica AK 16/65 genomic window:
- a CDS encoding ferric reductase-like transmembrane domain-containing protein, protein MNALWYVSRATGLAALVLFTAVVVLGAITSARLASPRWPRFAIAAFHRNLSLVTLGFLAVHIATSIIDTYAGIQWISAVVPFVSSYYPISLGLGAISFDLLLAVLFSSLLRPRISARVWKAIHWTSYLCWPLAVVHGFEIGGADSRLTWVRVLLIGCVVAAAAAVIWRASVRHPDTEARRGTLGGM, encoded by the coding sequence ATGAACGCCCTCTGGTACGTGAGCCGCGCGACCGGACTGGCGGCGCTGGTGCTGTTCACCGCCGTGGTGGTGCTCGGCGCGATCACCAGCGCCCGGCTCGCCTCGCCGCGCTGGCCGCGGTTCGCGATCGCAGCCTTCCACCGCAATCTTTCCCTGGTCACGCTCGGCTTCCTGGCCGTGCACATCGCCACGTCGATCATCGACACCTACGCCGGCATCCAGTGGATCAGCGCGGTGGTCCCGTTCGTTTCCTCGTACTACCCGATTTCGCTGGGCCTCGGCGCGATTTCCTTCGACCTGCTGCTGGCGGTGCTCTTCTCCAGCCTGCTGCGGCCGCGGATCAGCGCCCGCGTCTGGAAAGCGATCCACTGGACGAGCTACCTGTGCTGGCCGCTGGCCGTCGTGCACGGCTTCGAGATCGGCGGCGCCGATTCCCGGCTGACCTGGGTCCGGGTGCTGCTGATCGGGTGCGTGGTGGCCGCCGCGGCGGCGGTGATCTGGCGTGCGTCGGTGCGGCATCCCGACACCGAGGCGCGCCGCGGCACCCTGGGAGGCATGTGA
- a CDS encoding NADH-ubiquinone oxidoreductase-F iron-sulfur binding region domain-containing protein, whose translation MTTARHHRTGLPPAGSRRLLEGWLESRRAAGFAEHQARYGPAPVEFYADRNGRARLLAAVDASGLRGRGGAGFPTGRKLRAVAKGRRPVVVANGCEGEPVSSKDHALLTVAPHLVLDGAVLAATAIDATEVILCVHRDDPIAGTVAAAVAERPSGEIPIRLVQVPGRYVASEESALVNFLDNGDARPTAKPPRPFERGVNGRPTLIDNVETLAHLALIARYGSEWFRGCGTAESPGSTLVTLGGRVARPGVYEVALGTPVAEVLDRAGGPDEPPQAVLFGGYGGTWLPVQSAVRTRLSHEDLRDAGATLGVASLTVLPARACGLAETARVLRYLAGESARQCGPCMFGLPAIADDFTALVLGGRAAQQAEQRLRYRLSIIPGRGACAHPDGAVRLAASALRCFGTDLRAHLAGRPCAWAAQPALPLPGWDRRGGDWA comes from the coding sequence ATGACGACCGCGCGCCACCACCGGACCGGCCTTCCTCCGGCCGGCTCCCGGCGGCTGCTCGAAGGCTGGCTGGAATCCCGGCGAGCCGCCGGTTTCGCCGAACACCAAGCCAGGTACGGCCCGGCCCCGGTCGAGTTCTACGCCGACCGGAACGGCCGCGCCCGCCTGCTCGCCGCCGTGGACGCTTCGGGCCTGCGCGGGCGCGGCGGCGCGGGCTTTCCCACCGGCCGCAAGCTGCGCGCCGTCGCCAAAGGGCGCCGTCCGGTCGTGGTGGCCAACGGCTGTGAGGGCGAGCCGGTCAGCAGCAAGGACCACGCCCTGCTGACTGTCGCGCCGCACCTGGTTCTCGACGGCGCGGTACTGGCCGCGACCGCGATCGACGCGACCGAAGTCATCCTCTGCGTGCACCGCGACGATCCGATCGCCGGGACGGTCGCGGCAGCAGTGGCCGAGCGGCCCAGCGGCGAGATCCCGATCCGGCTGGTGCAGGTGCCCGGGCGCTACGTGGCGAGCGAGGAATCCGCGCTCGTCAACTTTCTCGACAACGGCGACGCCCGGCCGACCGCGAAGCCGCCGCGGCCGTTCGAGCGCGGGGTCAACGGCCGTCCCACGCTGATCGACAACGTCGAGACGCTCGCCCATCTCGCGCTGATCGCCCGGTACGGCTCCGAATGGTTCCGCGGATGCGGCACCGCGGAGTCCCCGGGCAGCACCCTGGTCACGCTCGGCGGCCGCGTCGCGCGTCCCGGGGTGTACGAGGTCGCGCTGGGCACCCCGGTCGCCGAAGTGCTGGACCGGGCAGGCGGTCCGGACGAACCGCCGCAAGCCGTTCTCTTCGGCGGTTACGGCGGCACTTGGCTTCCCGTGCAGTCCGCTGTCCGCACGCGACTGTCGCATGAGGACCTTCGGGACGCCGGAGCCACGCTGGGCGTCGCGTCGTTGACTGTCCTGCCCGCCCGGGCGTGCGGCCTCGCCGAGACCGCCCGGGTGCTCCGCTACCTGGCCGGCGAATCGGCCCGGCAATGCGGGCCGTGCATGTTCGGCCTCCCGGCCATCGCCGACGACTTCACCGCGCTGGTGCTGGGCGGGCGAGCCGCCCAGCAGGCAGAACAACGGCTCCGGTACCGGCTTTCGATCATCCCCGGCCGGGGAGCCTGCGCGCATCCGGACGGCGCGGTCCGGCTGGCCGCCAGCGCCCTGCGGTGCTTCGGCACCGACCTGCGCGCGCACCTTGCCGGGCGGCCGTGCGCGTGGGCGGCGCAGCCCGCGTTGCCCTTGCCCGGCTGGGACCGCCGAGGCGGAGATTGGGCGTGA
- a CDS encoding ferredoxin: protein MTERHLRVNPITCRAHGICAELLPEMINLDEWGYPILVDGAVPGSVLSDARQAVAACPTLALSLVARRR, encoded by the coding sequence ATGACGGAACGGCACCTGCGCGTCAACCCGATCACCTGCCGCGCGCATGGAATCTGCGCCGAGCTGCTGCCGGAGATGATCAACCTCGACGAATGGGGCTATCCGATCCTCGTCGACGGCGCGGTGCCCGGCTCGGTGTTGTCGGACGCGCGGCAGGCGGTCGCCGCCTGCCCGACGCTGGCGCTCAGCCTGGTCGCCCGCCGCCGGTGA
- a CDS encoding DoxX family protein encodes MRRFELAREHAVGLYRIVIGFLFACHGVKSVFGLLGAHAAIPVGQWPGWWAAAIQLVCGVLVAVGALTRTAAILGSGSMAYAYFTVHAGNSLWPIENGGEASAMFCWALLLVAFVGPGKLALDRLWARRPAGRESVSA; translated from the coding sequence ATGCGCCGCTTCGAACTCGCCCGCGAGCACGCCGTCGGGCTCTACCGGATCGTCATCGGGTTTCTCTTCGCCTGCCACGGCGTCAAAAGCGTATTCGGCCTGCTCGGAGCCCACGCGGCGATCCCAGTCGGTCAGTGGCCAGGCTGGTGGGCGGCGGCCATTCAGCTGGTCTGCGGCGTGCTCGTGGCGGTAGGCGCGCTGACCCGGACGGCCGCGATTCTGGGGTCCGGATCGATGGCGTACGCGTATTTCACCGTGCATGCCGGAAACAGTTTGTGGCCGATCGAGAATGGCGGCGAAGCGTCCGCGATGTTCTGCTGGGCGTTGCTGCTCGTCGCGTTCGTCGGCCCGGGCAAGCTGGCGCTCGACCGGCTCTGGGCACGCCGGCCGGCCGGCCGCGAATCGGTGTCGGCCTGA
- a CDS encoding DUF2231 domain-containing protein: MTTINGLPAHILLVHAIVVLLPLSALLLVLSALWPAARAKLAAPNAVLAVLVVVLVPITTDAGEWLERRVASTPSLKSHTDLGDTAIYVAIPVAVLALVVWWRHRETAVVTKPEPAEESGGGVATATRRKTYLAPQKTMVTTVIAVLAVLAAGAAVYDVYRIGDSGAQASWTGQFSQTPAPRGER, encoded by the coding sequence ATGACGACCATCAATGGCCTGCCGGCCCACATCCTGCTCGTGCACGCGATAGTCGTGCTGTTGCCGTTGAGCGCGTTGCTGCTGGTGCTGAGCGCGCTGTGGCCGGCGGCGCGGGCGAAGCTGGCCGCGCCCAACGCGGTGCTGGCGGTGCTCGTGGTCGTCCTGGTCCCGATCACCACCGACGCGGGCGAATGGCTGGAGCGGCGCGTGGCTTCGACGCCGTCGCTCAAGTCCCACACCGATCTCGGGGACACCGCGATCTACGTGGCGATCCCGGTTGCCGTGCTCGCGCTCGTGGTGTGGTGGCGCCATCGCGAAACCGCGGTCGTGACCAAGCCGGAACCGGCGGAAGAGAGCGGCGGCGGGGTGGCCACCGCGACCCGGCGCAAGACCTACCTGGCACCGCAGAAGACGATGGTCACCACGGTCATCGCGGTACTCGCCGTCCTGGCTGCCGGCGCTGCTGTCTACGACGTCTACCGGATCGGCGATTCCGGCGCGCAGGCGTCGTGGACCGGGCAGTTCAGCCAGACCCCCGCACCGCGCGGCGAGCGCTGA
- a CDS encoding sulfite exporter TauE/SafE family protein: MSVDLLLTLLAAALAAFLLALLSAVAGFGGGVLLLPVFTVLFGLRVAVPVLTLAQLSSNGSRVWFNRRELRWRLIGWFALGAVPCAVAGGLLLAHAPLSPLKRVLGVFLIGVVVWRRLRRPPRPPAEPSFAAVGAASGLGSALLGSVGPLTAPFFLALGLTRGAYIGTEAASALTMHFAKIAAYGAGDLLTRQVLLLGAALTPATLLGAWAGKKVVGRISERGFVLLVELGLLAAGALFLAGF; encoded by the coding sequence GTGTCGGTCGATCTGCTGTTGACGCTGCTGGCCGCCGCGCTGGCCGCGTTCTTGCTCGCGCTGCTGTCCGCGGTCGCCGGGTTCGGCGGCGGCGTCTTGCTGCTGCCCGTCTTCACCGTGCTGTTCGGGCTGCGCGTCGCGGTCCCGGTGCTCACCCTGGCGCAGCTTTCGTCGAACGGCTCCCGGGTCTGGTTCAATCGCCGGGAACTGCGCTGGCGGCTGATCGGCTGGTTCGCGCTCGGCGCGGTCCCGTGCGCGGTCGCCGGCGGTCTCCTCCTCGCGCACGCTCCGCTGTCCCCGCTCAAGCGCGTGCTGGGGGTCTTCCTGATCGGCGTCGTGGTCTGGCGCCGGCTGCGGCGTCCGCCGCGCCCGCCCGCCGAGCCGTCCTTCGCGGCGGTCGGCGCCGCCTCCGGCCTCGGCTCCGCCCTGCTCGGTTCGGTCGGCCCGCTCACCGCCCCGTTCTTCCTCGCTCTCGGCTTGACCCGCGGCGCCTACATCGGCACCGAGGCCGCCAGTGCGTTGACGATGCATTTCGCGAAGATCGCCGCCTATGGAGCCGGTGACCTGCTCACCCGGCAGGTCCTGCTTCTCGGCGCCGCGCTCACCCCGGCGACCCTGCTCGGCGCCTGGGCCGGCAAGAAGGTCGTGGGCCGGATCAGCGAACGCGGGTTCGTGCTGCTCGTCGAACTCGGCCTGCTCGCGGCCGGCGCGCTCTTCCTCGCCGGGTTCTGA
- a CDS encoding cadmium resistance transporter produces MTGVPIGTLAGRAVVLFAATNIDDLVVLALLFASGTRARTVVFGQYLGFAAILAVATAIASGAAALPAGLLPWLGLIPVALGIRAAAQTWRRRGDSGDSARAPRVLTAPGIAAVTIANGGDNIGAYVPVFANAGVGATTGYLALFLVLVAGWLVAGRLLTLHPAVSATLSRWGHVVVPAALIGVGVLVLLRI; encoded by the coding sequence GTGACCGGGGTGCCGATCGGGACGCTGGCCGGGCGAGCGGTGGTCTTGTTCGCCGCCACCAACATCGACGACCTGGTCGTCCTCGCGCTCCTGTTCGCGTCCGGAACCCGTGCTCGCACCGTCGTTTTCGGCCAGTATCTGGGTTTCGCGGCGATCCTCGCCGTCGCCACCGCGATCGCGTCCGGCGCGGCAGCCCTGCCCGCCGGGCTGTTGCCGTGGCTCGGACTGATTCCGGTCGCTCTCGGAATCCGGGCGGCGGCGCAAACCTGGCGCCGTCGAGGCGATTCCGGCGATTCCGCGCGGGCCCCGCGGGTGCTCACCGCGCCGGGCATCGCGGCGGTGACCATCGCCAACGGCGGCGACAACATCGGTGCTTACGTACCCGTCTTCGCCAACGCCGGCGTCGGCGCGACGACTGGCTACCTGGCCCTGTTCCTTGTCCTGGTTGCCGGTTGGCTCGTCGCCGGACGGCTGCTCACGCTCCACCCCGCGGTCTCCGCGACGCTCTCGCGCTGGGGCCACGTCGTGGTCCCGGCCGCGTTGATCGGAGTCGGCGTGCTGGTCCTGCTCCGGATCTGA